The following coding sequences are from one Triticum aestivum cultivar Chinese Spring chromosome 5A, IWGSC CS RefSeq v2.1, whole genome shotgun sequence window:
- the LOC123107746 gene encoding putative UPF0481 protein At3g02645: MAMAASDQQLQQARSTRHGFEDESRWVELIRESLREVSGEEDDDGIPVSVFDVPKQLLVHKPEAYAPQFIALGPYHHWHPHLYDMERYKIEAARRALRAAGRSLDDLVRELRHLEGKVRAHYHRYLDFRDGTLSLMMLVDGAFLLEFLTIHHHHAAAAEPERLAVSNWTSRMAHLIDLGGTGRKSAHSLILRDMLMLENQIPLFLLREILQAQCHSQSVDESTARLTCMVTGLMKELCPFKMEGNFPEKQIERDIAKHAHLLELLYHLLVPRPKPSASENSAPAWSGPVEDDIEEQRPDGDGGQEQEGEGPPAGTGNEYVMQLLAVILSMASRLKGGRLGHVIEFAAKAPWKMLAGIPGISGLSMHADADMSQEIAIPSVTELASSGVRFKPTNGNLSTITFNRKTATLHLPAVTLDCNTEVVLRNLVAYESSAASGPLVFTRYTELMNGIIDTDDDVTHLRKRGVVINRMKKSDGEAAKLWNGMSRSVQHSKVPDLDAVIDDVNRYYGRRWSVKAKRFMRKYVLSSWKMLTFLATISMLLLTTLQAFCSVYTCSRWFTDVVVTVTPTPAE, from the coding sequence ATGGCAATGGCCGCCTCCGATCAGCAACTACAGCAGGCCCGCAGCACCCGGCACGGCTTTGAGGATGAGTCCCGGTGGGTGGAGCTGATCCGGGAATCCCTCCGGGAGGTTTccggggaggaggacgacgacggcaTCCCCGTGTCCGTGTTCGACGTGCCCAAGCAGCTGCTGGTGCACAAGCCCGAGGCCTACGCGCCGCAGTTCATCGCGCTGGGCCCCTACCACCACTGGCACCCTCACCTGTACGACATGGAGCGCTACAAGATCGAAGCCGCCCGCCGCGCGCTCCGTGCGGCCGGCCGCAGCCTGGACGACCTCGTGCGCGAGCTCCGGCACCTCGAGGGCAAGGTCCGCGCTCACTACCACCGCTACCTCGACTTCCGCGACGGGACGCTCTCGCTCATGATGCTCGTGGACGGCGCTTTCCTGCTAGAGTTCCTCaccatccaccaccaccacgccgccgccgccgagcccgagAGGCTCGCCGTCTCTAACTGGACGTCGAGGATGGCACACCTCATCGACCTGGGCGGGACCGGGCGGAAGTCCGCTCACAGCCTCATCCTCCGTGACATGCTCATGCTCGAGAACCAGATTCCGCTCTTCCTCCTCCGCGAGATCCTCCAGGCGCAGTGCCACTCCCAGTCCGTCGACGAGTCCACCGCGCGGCTCACCTGCATGGTGACGGGCCTCATGAAGGAGCTCTGTCCGTTCAAGATGGAGGGCAACTTCCCGGAGAAGCAGATCGAGAGGGACATCGCCAAGCACGCGCACCTGCTCGAGCTGCTGTACCACCTGCTCGTGCCCAGGCCCAAGCCCTCTGCGTCTGAGAACTCCGCCCCGGCGTGGTCTGGCCCCGTCGAGGATGATATCGAGGAGCAGCGACCGGACGGCGATGGCGGCCAAGAACAAGAAGGCGAAGGCCCTCCCGCCGGCACCGGCAACGAGTACGTGATGCAACTGCTCGCCGTCATTTTGAGCATGGCGTCGAGGCTCAAGGGCGGCCGCCTGGGCCACGTGATCGAGTTTGCGGCCAAGGCGCCGTGGAAGATGCTCGCCGGCATACCCGGCATCTCAGGCTTGTCCATGCACGCGGACGCAGACATGAGCCAGGAGATCGCGATCCCATCGGTGACCGAACTGGCCAGCAGCGGCGTTCGGTTTAAGCCGACCAACGGCAACCTGTCCACCATCACCTTCAACCGCAAGACGGCGACGCTGCACCTCCCGGCGGTGACCCTCGACTGCAACACGGAGGTGGTGCTCCGGAACCTGGTCGCCTACGAGTCATCCGCCGCGTCGGGCCCGCTGGTGTTCACCCGATACACGGAGCTGATGAACGGCATCATCGACACCGACGACGACGTCACGCATCTCCGCAAGCGCGGCGTGGTGATCAACCGCATGAAGAAGAGCGACGGCGAGGCCGCCAAGCTGTGGAACGGCATGAGCCGCTCAGTGCAGcactccaaggtgccggacctGGACGCGGTCATCGACGACGTGAACCGCTACTACGGCCGGCGGTGGAGCGTCAAGGCGAAGCGGTTCATGCGCAAGTACGTGCTCAGCTCATGGAAGATGCTCACCTTCCTCGCCACCATCAGCATGCTGCTGCTCACCACCTTGCAGGCCTTCTGCTCCGTCTACACGTGCTCTCGGTGGTTCACTGACGTCGTAGTCACGGTCACGCCGACGCCGGCAGAGTAG